In Dromaius novaehollandiae isolate bDroNov1 chromosome 2, bDroNov1.hap1, whole genome shotgun sequence, one DNA window encodes the following:
- the LOC135327549 gene encoding tubulin beta-2 chain, protein MREIVHIQAGQCGNQIGAKFWEVISDEHGIDPTGSYHGDSDLQLERINVYYNEATGNKYVPRAILVDLEPGTMDSVRSGPFGQIFRPDNFVFGQSGAGNNWAKGHYTEGAELVDSVLDVVRKESESCDCLQGFQLTHSLGGGTGSGMGTLLISKIREEYPDRIMNTFSVMPSPKVSDTVVEPYNATLSVHQLVENTDETYCIDNEALYDICFRTLKLTTPTYGDLNHLVSATMSGVTTCLRFPGQLNADLRKLAVNMVPFPRLHFFMPGFAPLTSRGSQQYRALTVPELTQQMFDSKNMMAACDPRHGRYLTVAAIFRGRMSMKEVDEQMLNVQNKNSSYFVEWIPNNVKTAVCDIPPRGLKMSATFIGNSTAIQELFKRISEQFTAMFRRKAFLHWYTGEGMDEMEFTEAESNMNDLVSEYQQYQDATADEQGEFEEEGEEDEA, encoded by the exons ATGCGTGAGATCGTGCATATCCAAGCCGGCCAGTGCGGCAACCAGATCGGCGCCAAG TTCTGGGAGGTCATCAGTGATGAGCATGGCATCGACCCCACGGGCAGCTACCATGGGGACAGCGACCTGCAGCTGGAGAGGATCAATGTGTACTACAATGAAGCCACTG GTAACAAGTATGTCCCCCGTGCCATCCTGGTCGACCTGGAACCCGGCACTATGGACTCTGTCCGCTCTGGGCCCTTTGGACAGATCTTTCGACCTGACAACTTTGTCTTTG GTCAGAGTGGGGCTGGCAACAACTGGGCAAAGGGCCACTACACAGAAGGAGCTGAGCTAGTGGACTCTGTCCTGGATGTGGTGAGGAAGGAATCGGAAAGCTGCGACTGCCTCCAGGGCTTCCAGTTGACCCACTCCTTGGGTGGTGGCACGGGCTCTGGGATGGGCACCCTGCTCATCAGCAAGATCAGGGAGGAGTACCCCGACCGCATCATGAACACCTTCAGCGTCATGCCCTCTCCCAAGGTGTCGGACACGGTGGTGGAGCCCTACAATGCCACCCTTTCTGTGCACCAGCTGGTGGAGAACACGGACGAGACCTACTGCATTGACAATGAGGCCTTGTATGACATTTGCTTCCGCACCCTGAAGCTCACCACTCCCACGTACGGGGACCTCAACCACCTGGTCTCTGCCACCATGAGCGGTGTGACGACCTGCCTTCGCTTCCCCGGCCAGCTGAACGCCGATCTCCGCAAGCTGGCCGTCAACATGGTGCCTTTCCCCCGGCTGCACTTCTTCATGCCGGGCTTCGCCCCTCTCACGAGCCGCGGCAGCCAGCAGTACCGAGCCCTGACGGTGCCCGAGCTCACGCAGCAGATGTTTGATTCTAAGAACATGATGGCAGCCTGCGACCCCCGCCATGGTCGCTACCTGACGGTGGCTGCCATTTTCCGGGGCCGGATGTCCATGAAGGAGGTGGACGAGCAAATGCTCAATGTGCAGAACAAGAACAGCAGCTACTTTGTGGAGTGGATCCCCAACAACGTGAAGACGGCCGTCTGCGACATCCCCCCGCGTGGGCTCAAGATGTCTGCCACCTTCATTGGGAACAGCACGGCTATTCAGGAGCTGTTCAAGAGGATCTCGGAGCAGTTCACGGCCATGTTCCGGCGCAAGGCTTTCTTGCACTGGTACACCGGCGAGGGCATGGATGAAATGGAGTTCACGGAGGCTGAGAGCAACATGAATGACCTGGTCTCAGAATACCAGCAATACCAGGATGCCACTGCTGATGAGCAGGGTGAATttgaagaggaaggagaggaggatgAGGCATAA
- the PSMG4 gene encoding proteasome assembly chaperone 4 codes for MEPAGGGGRQAAAAGIAVHDFSGQLGEQLVHFHAMRLRDSLFLWVGAAPALASLAVAMCSPRDSVPVSASLLGDPSDPAAVSLARRLARKTKKQIFVSYNLQNTDSNFSLLIENRIKEEMMAFPEKF; via the exons ATGGAGCCGGCGGGTGGCGGCgggaggcaggcggcggcggcgggcatcGCTGTGCACGACTTCAGCGGGCAGCTGGGCGAGCAGCTGGTGCACTTCCACGCCATGCGGCTGCGGGACTCGCTTTTCCTCTGGGTgggcgccgcgcccgccctcGCCAGCCTCGCTGTGGCCATGTGCAGCCCCCGC GACAGCGTCCCGGTGTCGGCGTCGCTCCTGGGGGACCCCTCCGACCCGGCCGCCGTGTCCCTGGCCCGGCGCCTAG cCAGGAAGACCAAAAAACAGATATTTGTCAGCTATAACCTTCAAAACACAGACAGCAATTTCAGCTTACTCATAGAAAACAGGATCAAAGAAGAAATGATGGCTTTTCCAGAGAAGTTCTGA